GTTTGTCGTGTTGTTTACACCTTGTCAGAATTGTTTGTTGTACTTATCAATTTAATTGTGCCCAGTAGTCATGTTATTTCATACAGATTGCCACGTTTGCACACAATGATTTGCTCTGCTTAATTGTGTCAATTTGCCATGTCATTTTATATGGCTTGTCGCGTTATTTACATTCAGTTGCCAGGATGGTTTGTCCACCGTGCACAAGAACACGGCTGTGCTTAGTGCACAATATAGATTTTCCTACATTGTACACATTGGCAAGAAAGAATTGCATGAACATTTTTGTACAATAACATCAATAAATAATCtttgaaaaaacaaagaaaaatgaatatgaaaataagaagaaaataaaTGTAACAAAAACATAGGAGAAaacaataaaaggaaaaaaaggattaTAACACACACAAAAGAAACAATAATCGCTAAATGCTCGAGGAAAGAATGGAGGGAAGGAATCGGGCTTAGAAAATTGAGCCCATGTAaggaggaaaaggaaaaaagtttTCCCATATATTATAGAAATTCAAGTAGGTGCCTGGAAATAAAAAAGACATGTCCGACAAACAAATAAAATTAGAACACTAAGGGGTATGTGAGAACCAAATAGATTAAAACTTACTGAATTATAGTCTTGACAATTTAAATCAAGTTTAAGGAGTGCTGAAAGTTATAAATTTGCTTTTGTTGATtcaagaaaaaaatcatttcctTCCTCGTTAGCATAAAAACAAGTTTTGAAAAGCATCAACTCATGGCATTGCACAGATAACTCCAACCACAGGTCCCTCTCATTTTTTGTTGCTACAATGCAAAACAAAGTTCAGTATATTCAACATAGAAATAAGGAAAAGAGAAGGGTAACTCCCAACCTCATTATCCATACTAAGGTAGAATGAAGTTAGCTCCTTCTTGGCGGTATGATTTCATGCTGCTCATTATTGTGAGCAACCTGCTGAGAAAATGGAGGTCTGTGCTCTTGTATTGAAGGACCTCTCTGCATACTTTCTCTTCGCTCAACCTGCATAGTCTCTCGTCGCCTATCATAGCGGGGGCGAGGCCTACTCCTTACCTGCTGCCTCTCGGTGAACTGAAATTGTGGCCTATGAATGACTTTGCCATCTACAAAGAGATCACCTGCTTGAAGTAGTAGCCTAATATAAGTAAGAGCGAATGATACGAAAATCCAAGTCTGCTTCCGGACTCATCTGCTCCCAGTCAGATTTTTTTTAATACAAATACTAAAAAAAAATGTGTGGTAGATATTTTGATGCGTGAGGTCCGCTCCAAATTTTAACTTATTTGGATATCTGAGCAGCTctcggcaaaaaagacaaatcggaTCAGAACAGTTCGTGAACAACTAACCTTTTTCCAGACcccgatttgtcttttttgctgagAGGTGCTCAGATATCCAAATAAGTTGAAATTTAAAGCGGACCTCACGCATCAAATTATCGAGCACACGaaaaaaaaagtttttttaaattttttttactatttgttttgatttttttcgtCGACGCGGGTGCAGCTGAGCTCGAGAGCCAAATCGCCGCTTCCCGAATGATAACAATATATAGTTTGGGTGGAGATGAAAAATAATGATAGGACGTAATTTGATTAATTTAGACTTCCATAAACACAACAATCCCATCTTACaaaaaaagtccctgcaaaacatCACGGTACATATGGAGGGCTAAGTAGTAAATGTACCACATATGCAAGTGGTTTTGCATATTCAACGTAATATGATCAAAGCGTTTAAGCCAGGTGTGGAAGTTGGTACATGAGAATAAGAAAGTAATGACAAGTACTAACCTCCATAATCCTTGTTAGGCACATCCAAATATGAATCAGGTAATACCCAAAGAACTCCCGGCAATCCTTAAGTAGCAACATTAAGGATACAAAATTCAGTTGAAACATGATTTGGCAACATCTTACAAGAAAAGTAGAGCCATGCAGTTTTCACCTTTAACTCTGTACGATAGCTCCTCCGAAATCAACGCACCAAACCCTGTGTAAGTTGTAGTGCATACTGAGTAGATCTTCTTCTTTGCCTCCTCCTCACTGCATAAAGGAATTAAAATACATATCCATTCAGTTATTACTTATTAGAGCATGAAAATTCACTAAAAAAGCACATGCCAACCTAGAAGAATGCACTAGAAGATACACATAGCCTAAAGTTAGTAGTTAGAGCATGATGCATAAATCTAAGGAATGGATCCATAAGGGTAAACATAATACATTCAAATCCCAGAAACAGATCTCCGATGATGGACAGCCTTGTTCACACAAAATTAACAAGCATTTTACTTCGTCATAGCAAAGAAAAAAAACTTTCAACTACCAGTACGCATGGAGAGATAGACATAAGCATTTAAAATGGCTGGACTCTCATATTCTGACCAACTTCAAGTAATAAGGTGGTCCAGAAATTAAAGGCTGTTCTGTTGAGACAACTAGATTTCCTACATGATAATGATATCCCACAATTTGGGGACTAACAATATTTGTAGTACAAGGCACAAAGAGATAGCTGTCTCTTAAGTCCTCAGATAGGGCAGAAGAGAGTCATCTTTGATTTTCTTTGCTAGAGCCAgaatcatgaaaacaaataaattgAAGGGGTATTGTGTTGGATACTTTTCAAACAGAAAAACCGCTCCAAGAGTCTTACAACTTGGGTAGTGGCAAGCAGTCTTTGGACATACTTAGGTAACCTAAAGGGCAAGCTTTTCATGCTTATAGGCCGGACATGTTCGCGTATAAGCTGGTTAATCCTCGCCATAATTTCTAGGAGATAACTACTTCCAAGGAAGGACGGCTAAGCGAGTGTTTGACTTGAGATTAGCTTGTTTAGACTTTCATTTTGCTTATTCATCTCTAATTGATGGCACCTAGATAACTAGGAA
This genomic stretch from Hordeum vulgare subsp. vulgare chromosome 6H, MorexV3_pseudomolecules_assembly, whole genome shotgun sequence harbors:
- the LOC123401805 gene encoding multiple organellar RNA editing factor 3, mitochondrial-like — its product is MAAVAVTRRRLSALLLSPRAIPRRFLLLAGAAASASSAHPSPWAPPSRGAKTALPGRPGHSPLNDPSPNWSNRPPKETILLDGCDYEHWLIVMEFPADPKPSEEDMVAAYVKTLTAVLGSEEEAKKKIYSVCTTTYTGFGALISEELSYRVKGLPGVLWVLPDSYLDVPNKDYGGDLFVDGKVIHRPQFQFTERQQVRSRPRPRYDRRRETMQVERRESMQRGPSIQEHRPPFSQQVAHNNEQHEIIPPRRS